A window of the Alnus glutinosa chromosome 4, dhAlnGlut1.1, whole genome shotgun sequence genome harbors these coding sequences:
- the LOC133867001 gene encoding TMV resistance protein N-like isoform X1: protein MAFQGVSSSSSSTVGWTHKVFLSFRGEDTRLNFTAHLYRNLLYKGINTFIDDEELRRGEEISPALLKAIEQSRISIVVFSQTYASSRWCLDELLKILECKETKGQIVLPVFYKVDPSDVRHQKKSFEEAFAKHEERFKDDIKLQRWKAALTQVANLSGWHLENNRNEADFIDNIVQNVSRIVSRTYLFVAKHPVGIKSRVQWINSLLSIEMKDRSFMVGILGAGGIGKTSIAKDIFNSIAYQFEGSCFLSNVRETTCLILQNNLLSEILGCNMEVHSVDRGVMVIKDRLCSIRVLLILDDVDHLYQLRMLAGEVDWFGLGSRIIITTRDRKVLTDHEVDDDLIYEVKELDFKEALALFRWNAFRDDEPTDDFLELMKGAISYVGGLPLALEVLGSYLYSIKDINRWKSALNKYKSIPHQDILGRLRISYDGLHENERKIFLDIACIFLHFISFRSWEDDIKKLDSSDYSSVDGIGVLKERSLITRGWNRIEMHNLLRDMGREIVRQESPEDPSKRSRLWFHEDVRRVLENNAGTNKIQGILVDFPPGDKVHLSSEAFKNMEMLRVLIVKFNKYFHGGCVPSEPTLCFSRGGPTFLPEELIMLVWPKYPLESFPSNFQGKKLVILRMRVSALKSLKGVENFRSMRIMDFSYCQFLEMIPDVSNISNLEELNLEACTNLVEVHQSVGFLDKLVKLNLNICYNLNSFPRRLRLRSLEYLGLSFCSKLNHFPEIECEMERLRHIFLTTRIKELPSSFRFASSLKTLNLVESINLTNLSSRIYQLEHLESLNLNSCFKLVKFPEKMGDNKQSMPSIVSKKESEISPCLELPPLPPPTNSSVSNDGSSSVVFPALITLNLRNCVLSESNIFKIFNCSSTLEELDLSGSDIVTIPACIKRFVCLETLNLHNCKKLREISALTPNNFRLNATGCTSLETFFEESQISQVFNTWCLPKLVRVETVFSAPSPMGSGIEPEGSPSSVNNITPDRKAHVGVDASTATYQNVQALQTPQPWRESFGFNIWISGNEIPHWFNYREDVSISNSDKYEIDIDVPVDVDGEITGIAFAVAVVGTEEYKCNGDLNIYFGVIRGGVKIYNGNINRTLVKDTDHVFMHFHGPTFFKHNDRLRVQFHLEEASNSRFIKNWGFHLIRRYEEKKIDLIDDIQVTKRPRVEDGNLESNWYQHQKRHSSTLGSRFSNAEDMQPGES from the exons ATGGCCTTCCAAGGAGTCTCTTCCTCGTCTTCTTCCACCGTTGGATGGACGCACAAAGTATTCTTGAGTTTTAGAGGCGAAGATACCCGCCTCAATTTTACTGCCCATCTATACCGGAATTTGCTTTATAAGGGAATAAACACGTTTATAGATGATGAGGAGCTAAGAAGGGGAGAGGAAATTTCTCCAGCACTTCTCAAAGCCATTGAACAGTCGAGGATTTCAATCGTTGTGTTCTCTCAAACCTATGCATCATCCAGATGGTGCTTGGATGAGCTACTGAAAATCCTTGAGTGTAAAGAAACAAAGGGACAAATTGTTCTACCAGTGTTTTACAAGGTGGACCCATCGGATGTACGACATCAAAAGAAGAGTTTTGAAGAAGCATTTGCTAAACATGAAGAAAGGTTTAAGGATGACATCAAACTGCAGAGGTGGAAGGCAGCCCTAACACAAGTCGCCAATTTGTCCGGGTGGCATTTAGAGAATAACAG GAATGAAGCTGATTTTATTGACAATATCGTTCAGAATGTCTCAAGAATCGTAAGTCGCACATACTTATTCGTTGCCAAGCATCCAGTTGGAATAAAGTCTCGTGTACAGTGGATCAATTCACTTTTAAGTATTGAGATGAAAGATAGATCATTTATGGTAGGGATCTTAGGAGCCGGCGGAATTGGTAAGACAAGTATTGCCAAAGATATCTTCAACTCGATTGCTTATCAGTTTGAAGGTAGTTGTTTTCTTTCGAACGTTAGAGAAACTACTTGTCTCATACTACAAAATAATCTTCTTTCGGAAATCCTAGGATGTAACATGGAGGTTCACAGTGTTGATCGAGGAGTTATGGTAATAAAGGATAGGCTTTGCTCTATAAGGGTACTCCTTATTCTTGATGATGTGGATCACTTGTACCAATTGCGTATGTTGGCCGGAGAAGTTGATTGGTTTGGTTTAGGAAGTAGGATCATCATAACGACCAGAGACAGGAAAGTATTGACTGACCACGAAGTAGATGATGATCTAATATATGAGGTGAAGGAATTGGACTTCAAGGAGGCTCTTGCGCTCTTTCGTTGGAATGCTTTCAGAGATGACGAACCTACTGATGATTTTCTGGAACTAATGAAAGGTGCAATAAGTTATGTTGGGGGCCTTCCGCTAGCTTTGGAAGTACTAGGTTCATATCTGTATTCTATAAAAGATATAAATCGATGGAAAAGTGCATTGAATAAGTACAAAAGCATTCCTCACCAAGATATCCTAGGAAGACTTAGAATAAGTTATGATGGACTGCatgaaaatgagaggaagaTTTTTCTTGacattgcatgtattttcttacattttatatCTTTTCGCTCCTGGGAAGATGATATTAAAAAGCTAGATAGTTCTGATTACTCCTCAGTTGATGGTATCGGTGTGCTTAAAGAGAGGTCTCTCATAACCCGTGGTTGGAACAGAATTGAAATGCACAACTTATTGCGCGACATGGGTAGAGAAATTGTTCGACAAGAATCACCTGAAGACCCTAGCAAACGCAGTAGGTTATGGTTTCATGAAGATGTTCGTCGTGTCCTTGAGAATAATGCG GGAACAAACAAAATTCAAGGCATATTGGTAGATTTTCCTCCAGGAGACAAGGTGCACTTGAGTTCCGAGGCCTTCAAGAACATGGAAATGCTTAGAGTGCTTATAGTTAAATTTAACAAATACTTTCATGGAGGATGCGTTCCTAGTGAACCTACTTTATGCTTTTCGAGAGGAGGACCTACTTTTCTTCCCGAGGAGTTAATAATGTTGGTCTGGCCTAAGTATCCTTTAGAAtcttttccatccaattttcAAGGAAAGAAGCTCGTTATTTTAAGAATGCGGGTGAGCGCCCTCAAGAGCTTGAAAGGAGTTGAG aattttcGAAGCATGAGAATTATGGATTTCTCTTACTGTCAATTCTTAGAAATGATCCCTGAtgtttcaaatatttcaaatttagAGGAGTTGAATCTTGAAGCGTGTACAAATTTAGTTGAGGTTCATCAATCTGTTGGATTTCTTGATAAGCTAGTTAAGTTGAATCTTAACATTTGCTATAACCTTAACAGTTTTCCAAGACGCCTCCGGTTGAGATCTCTAGAATACTTGGGACTTTCTTTTTGCTCAAAGCTTAACCACTTTCCAGAAATTGAATGTGAGATGGAGCGTTTGAGACACATCTTCCTAACAACTCGTATAAAAGAACTGCCTTCATCCTTCCGGTTTGCTAGTTCACTGAAAACTTTAAATCTAGTAGAAAGCATAAACCTTACGAATCTTTCAAGTCGCATTTATCAGTTGGAACATTTAGAGTCTCTTAATCTCAACAGTTGTTTTAAACTGGTTAAGTTTCCTGAGAAGATGGGGGACAACAAACAATCCATGCCTTCTATTGTATCTAAAAAGGAATCGGAAATTTCACCATGTCTAGAATTGCCTCCATTGCCACCTCCTACAAACTCAAGTGTTTCTAATGATGGTTCTTCTTCGGTAGTTTTTCCGGCACTAATAACATTGAATCTGAGAAATTGTGTCCTATCAGAATCAAATATCTTTAAGATATTTAACTGCTCCTCCACATTGGAAGAATTAGATCTATCTGGGAGTGATATTGTTACCATTCCTGCGTGCATCAAAAGATTTGTTTGCTTGGAGACACTCAACTTGCATAATTGCAAGAAACTTAGAGAAATTTCAGCACTTACACCAAATAATTTCCGTCTGAATGCAACGGGGTGCACGTCATTGGAAACATTTTTCGAAGAATCACAAATATCACAAGTATTTAATACATGGTGCTTACCGAAGCTTGTACGGGTTGAAACAGTATTTTCGGCACCAAGCCCTATGGGCAGCGGTATAGAACCAGAGGGATCTCCATCTTCTGTCAATAACATAACTCCAGATCGCAAAGCTCATGTTGGTGTTGATGCTTCTACTGCAACCTATCAGAATGTGCAAGCTCTGCAAACACCTCAGCCATGGAGG GAATCTTTTGGCTTTAACATTTGGATTTCGGGAAATGAGATTCCACATTGGTTCAACTATCGTGAAGATGTTTCAATTAGTAATTCTGATaagtatgaaatagatattGATGTGCCTGTAGACGTGGATGGGGAGATCACAGGAATTGCCTTCGCGGTTGCTGTTGTTGGAACAGAGGAATATAAATGTAATGGTGATCTCAATATTTATTTTGGTGTCATCCGTGGTGGTGTAAAAATCTATAATGGCAACATTAATCGAACGCTTGTGAAGGACACAGATCATGTTTTTATGCATTTCCATGGTCCAACATTTTTTAAGCATAATGATCGTCTGCGAGTTCAGTTTCATTTAGAGGAAGCTTCAAATTCAAGGTTTATTAAAAACTGGGGATTCCATCTGATACGTAGGTATGAAGAGAAGAAGATAGATTTAATAGATGATATTCAAGTTACTAAGAGACCTCgtgttgaagatggaaacttGGAATCCAATTGGTACCAACACCAAAAGAGGCATTCTTCAACCTTGGGCAGTAGATTTTCAAATGCAGAGGATATGCAACCGGGTGAATCTTAA
- the LOC133867001 gene encoding TMV resistance protein N-like isoform X2 — protein MAFQGVSSSSSSTVGWTHKVFLSFRGEDTRLNFTAHLYRNLLYKGINTFIDDEELRRGEEISPALLKAIEQSRISIVVFSQTYASSRWCLDELLKILECKETKGQIVLPVFYKVDPSDVRHQKKSFEEAFAKHEERFKDDIKLQRWKAALTQVANLSGWHLENNRNEADFIDNIVQNVSRIVSRTYLFVAKHPVGIKSRVQWINSLLSIEMKDRSFMVGILGAGGIGKTSIAKDIFNSIAYQFEGSCFLSNVRETTCLILQNNLLSEILGCNMEVHSVDRGVMVIKDRLCSIRVLLILDDVDHLYQLRMLAGEVDWFGLGSRIIITTRDRKVLTDHEVDDDLIYEVKELDFKEALALFRWNAFRDDEPTDDFLELMKGAISYVGGLPLALEVLGSYLYSIKDINRWKSALNKYKSIPHQDILGRLRISYDGLHENERKIFLDIACIFLHFISFRSWEDDIKKLDSSDYSSVDGIGVLKERSLITRGWNRIEMHNLLRDMGREIVRQESPEDPSKRSRLWFHEDVRRVLENNAGTNKIQGILVDFPPGDKVHLSSEAFKNMEMLRVLIVKFNKYFHGGCVPSEPTLCFSRGGPTFLPEELIMLVWPKYPLESFPSNFQGKKLVILRMRNFRSMRIMDFSYCQFLEMIPDVSNISNLEELNLEACTNLVEVHQSVGFLDKLVKLNLNICYNLNSFPRRLRLRSLEYLGLSFCSKLNHFPEIECEMERLRHIFLTTRIKELPSSFRFASSLKTLNLVESINLTNLSSRIYQLEHLESLNLNSCFKLVKFPEKMGDNKQSMPSIVSKKESEISPCLELPPLPPPTNSSVSNDGSSSVVFPALITLNLRNCVLSESNIFKIFNCSSTLEELDLSGSDIVTIPACIKRFVCLETLNLHNCKKLREISALTPNNFRLNATGCTSLETFFEESQISQVFNTWCLPKLVRVETVFSAPSPMGSGIEPEGSPSSVNNITPDRKAHVGVDASTATYQNVQALQTPQPWRESFGFNIWISGNEIPHWFNYREDVSISNSDKYEIDIDVPVDVDGEITGIAFAVAVVGTEEYKCNGDLNIYFGVIRGGVKIYNGNINRTLVKDTDHVFMHFHGPTFFKHNDRLRVQFHLEEASNSRFIKNWGFHLIRRYEEKKIDLIDDIQVTKRPRVEDGNLESNWYQHQKRHSSTLGSRFSNAEDMQPGES, from the exons ATGGCCTTCCAAGGAGTCTCTTCCTCGTCTTCTTCCACCGTTGGATGGACGCACAAAGTATTCTTGAGTTTTAGAGGCGAAGATACCCGCCTCAATTTTACTGCCCATCTATACCGGAATTTGCTTTATAAGGGAATAAACACGTTTATAGATGATGAGGAGCTAAGAAGGGGAGAGGAAATTTCTCCAGCACTTCTCAAAGCCATTGAACAGTCGAGGATTTCAATCGTTGTGTTCTCTCAAACCTATGCATCATCCAGATGGTGCTTGGATGAGCTACTGAAAATCCTTGAGTGTAAAGAAACAAAGGGACAAATTGTTCTACCAGTGTTTTACAAGGTGGACCCATCGGATGTACGACATCAAAAGAAGAGTTTTGAAGAAGCATTTGCTAAACATGAAGAAAGGTTTAAGGATGACATCAAACTGCAGAGGTGGAAGGCAGCCCTAACACAAGTCGCCAATTTGTCCGGGTGGCATTTAGAGAATAACAG GAATGAAGCTGATTTTATTGACAATATCGTTCAGAATGTCTCAAGAATCGTAAGTCGCACATACTTATTCGTTGCCAAGCATCCAGTTGGAATAAAGTCTCGTGTACAGTGGATCAATTCACTTTTAAGTATTGAGATGAAAGATAGATCATTTATGGTAGGGATCTTAGGAGCCGGCGGAATTGGTAAGACAAGTATTGCCAAAGATATCTTCAACTCGATTGCTTATCAGTTTGAAGGTAGTTGTTTTCTTTCGAACGTTAGAGAAACTACTTGTCTCATACTACAAAATAATCTTCTTTCGGAAATCCTAGGATGTAACATGGAGGTTCACAGTGTTGATCGAGGAGTTATGGTAATAAAGGATAGGCTTTGCTCTATAAGGGTACTCCTTATTCTTGATGATGTGGATCACTTGTACCAATTGCGTATGTTGGCCGGAGAAGTTGATTGGTTTGGTTTAGGAAGTAGGATCATCATAACGACCAGAGACAGGAAAGTATTGACTGACCACGAAGTAGATGATGATCTAATATATGAGGTGAAGGAATTGGACTTCAAGGAGGCTCTTGCGCTCTTTCGTTGGAATGCTTTCAGAGATGACGAACCTACTGATGATTTTCTGGAACTAATGAAAGGTGCAATAAGTTATGTTGGGGGCCTTCCGCTAGCTTTGGAAGTACTAGGTTCATATCTGTATTCTATAAAAGATATAAATCGATGGAAAAGTGCATTGAATAAGTACAAAAGCATTCCTCACCAAGATATCCTAGGAAGACTTAGAATAAGTTATGATGGACTGCatgaaaatgagaggaagaTTTTTCTTGacattgcatgtattttcttacattttatatCTTTTCGCTCCTGGGAAGATGATATTAAAAAGCTAGATAGTTCTGATTACTCCTCAGTTGATGGTATCGGTGTGCTTAAAGAGAGGTCTCTCATAACCCGTGGTTGGAACAGAATTGAAATGCACAACTTATTGCGCGACATGGGTAGAGAAATTGTTCGACAAGAATCACCTGAAGACCCTAGCAAACGCAGTAGGTTATGGTTTCATGAAGATGTTCGTCGTGTCCTTGAGAATAATGCG GGAACAAACAAAATTCAAGGCATATTGGTAGATTTTCCTCCAGGAGACAAGGTGCACTTGAGTTCCGAGGCCTTCAAGAACATGGAAATGCTTAGAGTGCTTATAGTTAAATTTAACAAATACTTTCATGGAGGATGCGTTCCTAGTGAACCTACTTTATGCTTTTCGAGAGGAGGACCTACTTTTCTTCCCGAGGAGTTAATAATGTTGGTCTGGCCTAAGTATCCTTTAGAAtcttttccatccaattttcAAGGAAAGAAGCTCGTTATTTTAAGAATGCGG aattttcGAAGCATGAGAATTATGGATTTCTCTTACTGTCAATTCTTAGAAATGATCCCTGAtgtttcaaatatttcaaatttagAGGAGTTGAATCTTGAAGCGTGTACAAATTTAGTTGAGGTTCATCAATCTGTTGGATTTCTTGATAAGCTAGTTAAGTTGAATCTTAACATTTGCTATAACCTTAACAGTTTTCCAAGACGCCTCCGGTTGAGATCTCTAGAATACTTGGGACTTTCTTTTTGCTCAAAGCTTAACCACTTTCCAGAAATTGAATGTGAGATGGAGCGTTTGAGACACATCTTCCTAACAACTCGTATAAAAGAACTGCCTTCATCCTTCCGGTTTGCTAGTTCACTGAAAACTTTAAATCTAGTAGAAAGCATAAACCTTACGAATCTTTCAAGTCGCATTTATCAGTTGGAACATTTAGAGTCTCTTAATCTCAACAGTTGTTTTAAACTGGTTAAGTTTCCTGAGAAGATGGGGGACAACAAACAATCCATGCCTTCTATTGTATCTAAAAAGGAATCGGAAATTTCACCATGTCTAGAATTGCCTCCATTGCCACCTCCTACAAACTCAAGTGTTTCTAATGATGGTTCTTCTTCGGTAGTTTTTCCGGCACTAATAACATTGAATCTGAGAAATTGTGTCCTATCAGAATCAAATATCTTTAAGATATTTAACTGCTCCTCCACATTGGAAGAATTAGATCTATCTGGGAGTGATATTGTTACCATTCCTGCGTGCATCAAAAGATTTGTTTGCTTGGAGACACTCAACTTGCATAATTGCAAGAAACTTAGAGAAATTTCAGCACTTACACCAAATAATTTCCGTCTGAATGCAACGGGGTGCACGTCATTGGAAACATTTTTCGAAGAATCACAAATATCACAAGTATTTAATACATGGTGCTTACCGAAGCTTGTACGGGTTGAAACAGTATTTTCGGCACCAAGCCCTATGGGCAGCGGTATAGAACCAGAGGGATCTCCATCTTCTGTCAATAACATAACTCCAGATCGCAAAGCTCATGTTGGTGTTGATGCTTCTACTGCAACCTATCAGAATGTGCAAGCTCTGCAAACACCTCAGCCATGGAGG GAATCTTTTGGCTTTAACATTTGGATTTCGGGAAATGAGATTCCACATTGGTTCAACTATCGTGAAGATGTTTCAATTAGTAATTCTGATaagtatgaaatagatattGATGTGCCTGTAGACGTGGATGGGGAGATCACAGGAATTGCCTTCGCGGTTGCTGTTGTTGGAACAGAGGAATATAAATGTAATGGTGATCTCAATATTTATTTTGGTGTCATCCGTGGTGGTGTAAAAATCTATAATGGCAACATTAATCGAACGCTTGTGAAGGACACAGATCATGTTTTTATGCATTTCCATGGTCCAACATTTTTTAAGCATAATGATCGTCTGCGAGTTCAGTTTCATTTAGAGGAAGCTTCAAATTCAAGGTTTATTAAAAACTGGGGATTCCATCTGATACGTAGGTATGAAGAGAAGAAGATAGATTTAATAGATGATATTCAAGTTACTAAGAGACCTCgtgttgaagatggaaacttGGAATCCAATTGGTACCAACACCAAAAGAGGCATTCTTCAACCTTGGGCAGTAGATTTTCAAATGCAGAGGATATGCAACCGGGTGAATCTTAA
- the LOC133867001 gene encoding TMV resistance protein N-like isoform X3: MAFQGVSSSSSSTVGWTHKVFLSFRGEDTRLNFTAHLYRNLLYKGINTFIDDEELRRGEEISPALLKAIEQSRISIVVFSQTYASSRWCLDELLKILECKETKGQIVLPVFYKVDPSDVRHQKKSFEEAFAKHEERFKDDIKLQRWKAALTQVANLSGWHLENNRNEADFIDNIVQNVSRIVSRTYLFVAKHPVGIKSRVQWINSLLSIEMKDRSFMVGILGAGGIGKTSIAKDIFNSIAYQFEGSCFLSNVRETTCLILQNNLLSEILGCNMEVHSVDRGVMVIKDRLCSIRVLLILDDVDHLYQLRMLAGEVDWFGLGSRIIITTRDRKVLTDHEVDDDLIYEVKELDFKEALALFRWNAFRDDEPTDDFLELMKGAISYVGGLPLALEVLGSYLYSIKDINRWKSALNKYKSIPHQDILGRLRISYDGLHENERKIFLDIACIFLHFISFRSWEDDIKKLDSSDYSSVDGIGVLKERSLITRGWNRIEMHNLLRDMGREIVRQESPEDPSKRSRLWFHEDVRRVLENNAGTNKIQGILVDFPPGDKVHLSSEAFKNMEMLRVLIVKFNKYFHGGCVPSEPTLCFSRGGPTFLPEELIMLVWPKYPLESFPSNFQGKKLVILRMRVSALKSLKGVENFRSMRIMDFSYCQFLEMIPDVSNISNLEELNLEACTNLVEVHQSVGFLDKLVKLNLNICYNLNSFPRRLRLRSLEYLGLSFCSKLNHFPEIECEMERLRHIFLTTRIKELPSSFRFASSLKTLNLVESINLTNLSSRIYQLEHLESLNLNSCFKLVKFPEKMGDNKQSMPSIVSKKESEISPCLELPPLPPPTNSSVSNDGSSSVVFPALITLNLRNCVLSESNIFKIFNCSSTLEELDLSGSDIVTIPACIKRFVCLETLNLHNCKKLREISALTPNNFRLNATGCTSLETFFEESQISQVFNTWCLPKLVRVETVFSAPSPMGSGIEPEGSPSSVNNITPDRKAHVGVDASTATYQNVQALQTPQPWRESFGFNIWISGNEIPHWFNYREDVSISNSDKYEIDIDVPVDVDGEITGIAFAVAVVGTEEYK; the protein is encoded by the exons ATGGCCTTCCAAGGAGTCTCTTCCTCGTCTTCTTCCACCGTTGGATGGACGCACAAAGTATTCTTGAGTTTTAGAGGCGAAGATACCCGCCTCAATTTTACTGCCCATCTATACCGGAATTTGCTTTATAAGGGAATAAACACGTTTATAGATGATGAGGAGCTAAGAAGGGGAGAGGAAATTTCTCCAGCACTTCTCAAAGCCATTGAACAGTCGAGGATTTCAATCGTTGTGTTCTCTCAAACCTATGCATCATCCAGATGGTGCTTGGATGAGCTACTGAAAATCCTTGAGTGTAAAGAAACAAAGGGACAAATTGTTCTACCAGTGTTTTACAAGGTGGACCCATCGGATGTACGACATCAAAAGAAGAGTTTTGAAGAAGCATTTGCTAAACATGAAGAAAGGTTTAAGGATGACATCAAACTGCAGAGGTGGAAGGCAGCCCTAACACAAGTCGCCAATTTGTCCGGGTGGCATTTAGAGAATAACAG GAATGAAGCTGATTTTATTGACAATATCGTTCAGAATGTCTCAAGAATCGTAAGTCGCACATACTTATTCGTTGCCAAGCATCCAGTTGGAATAAAGTCTCGTGTACAGTGGATCAATTCACTTTTAAGTATTGAGATGAAAGATAGATCATTTATGGTAGGGATCTTAGGAGCCGGCGGAATTGGTAAGACAAGTATTGCCAAAGATATCTTCAACTCGATTGCTTATCAGTTTGAAGGTAGTTGTTTTCTTTCGAACGTTAGAGAAACTACTTGTCTCATACTACAAAATAATCTTCTTTCGGAAATCCTAGGATGTAACATGGAGGTTCACAGTGTTGATCGAGGAGTTATGGTAATAAAGGATAGGCTTTGCTCTATAAGGGTACTCCTTATTCTTGATGATGTGGATCACTTGTACCAATTGCGTATGTTGGCCGGAGAAGTTGATTGGTTTGGTTTAGGAAGTAGGATCATCATAACGACCAGAGACAGGAAAGTATTGACTGACCACGAAGTAGATGATGATCTAATATATGAGGTGAAGGAATTGGACTTCAAGGAGGCTCTTGCGCTCTTTCGTTGGAATGCTTTCAGAGATGACGAACCTACTGATGATTTTCTGGAACTAATGAAAGGTGCAATAAGTTATGTTGGGGGCCTTCCGCTAGCTTTGGAAGTACTAGGTTCATATCTGTATTCTATAAAAGATATAAATCGATGGAAAAGTGCATTGAATAAGTACAAAAGCATTCCTCACCAAGATATCCTAGGAAGACTTAGAATAAGTTATGATGGACTGCatgaaaatgagaggaagaTTTTTCTTGacattgcatgtattttcttacattttatatCTTTTCGCTCCTGGGAAGATGATATTAAAAAGCTAGATAGTTCTGATTACTCCTCAGTTGATGGTATCGGTGTGCTTAAAGAGAGGTCTCTCATAACCCGTGGTTGGAACAGAATTGAAATGCACAACTTATTGCGCGACATGGGTAGAGAAATTGTTCGACAAGAATCACCTGAAGACCCTAGCAAACGCAGTAGGTTATGGTTTCATGAAGATGTTCGTCGTGTCCTTGAGAATAATGCG GGAACAAACAAAATTCAAGGCATATTGGTAGATTTTCCTCCAGGAGACAAGGTGCACTTGAGTTCCGAGGCCTTCAAGAACATGGAAATGCTTAGAGTGCTTATAGTTAAATTTAACAAATACTTTCATGGAGGATGCGTTCCTAGTGAACCTACTTTATGCTTTTCGAGAGGAGGACCTACTTTTCTTCCCGAGGAGTTAATAATGTTGGTCTGGCCTAAGTATCCTTTAGAAtcttttccatccaattttcAAGGAAAGAAGCTCGTTATTTTAAGAATGCGGGTGAGCGCCCTCAAGAGCTTGAAAGGAGTTGAG aattttcGAAGCATGAGAATTATGGATTTCTCTTACTGTCAATTCTTAGAAATGATCCCTGAtgtttcaaatatttcaaatttagAGGAGTTGAATCTTGAAGCGTGTACAAATTTAGTTGAGGTTCATCAATCTGTTGGATTTCTTGATAAGCTAGTTAAGTTGAATCTTAACATTTGCTATAACCTTAACAGTTTTCCAAGACGCCTCCGGTTGAGATCTCTAGAATACTTGGGACTTTCTTTTTGCTCAAAGCTTAACCACTTTCCAGAAATTGAATGTGAGATGGAGCGTTTGAGACACATCTTCCTAACAACTCGTATAAAAGAACTGCCTTCATCCTTCCGGTTTGCTAGTTCACTGAAAACTTTAAATCTAGTAGAAAGCATAAACCTTACGAATCTTTCAAGTCGCATTTATCAGTTGGAACATTTAGAGTCTCTTAATCTCAACAGTTGTTTTAAACTGGTTAAGTTTCCTGAGAAGATGGGGGACAACAAACAATCCATGCCTTCTATTGTATCTAAAAAGGAATCGGAAATTTCACCATGTCTAGAATTGCCTCCATTGCCACCTCCTACAAACTCAAGTGTTTCTAATGATGGTTCTTCTTCGGTAGTTTTTCCGGCACTAATAACATTGAATCTGAGAAATTGTGTCCTATCAGAATCAAATATCTTTAAGATATTTAACTGCTCCTCCACATTGGAAGAATTAGATCTATCTGGGAGTGATATTGTTACCATTCCTGCGTGCATCAAAAGATTTGTTTGCTTGGAGACACTCAACTTGCATAATTGCAAGAAACTTAGAGAAATTTCAGCACTTACACCAAATAATTTCCGTCTGAATGCAACGGGGTGCACGTCATTGGAAACATTTTTCGAAGAATCACAAATATCACAAGTATTTAATACATGGTGCTTACCGAAGCTTGTACGGGTTGAAACAGTATTTTCGGCACCAAGCCCTATGGGCAGCGGTATAGAACCAGAGGGATCTCCATCTTCTGTCAATAACATAACTCCAGATCGCAAAGCTCATGTTGGTGTTGATGCTTCTACTGCAACCTATCAGAATGTGCAAGCTCTGCAAACACCTCAGCCATGGAGG GAATCTTTTGGCTTTAACATTTGGATTTCGGGAAATGAGATTCCACATTGGTTCAACTATCGTGAAGATGTTTCAATTAGTAATTCTGATaagtatgaaatagatattGATGTGCCTGTAGACGTGGATGGGGAGATCACAGGAATTGCCTTCGCGGTTGCTGTTGTTGGAACAGAGGAATATAAAT AA